Proteins co-encoded in one Cytophaga hutchinsonii ATCC 33406 genomic window:
- a CDS encoding CHU_1277 family cellulose-binding protein — protein MGTFAKKVLILAAMTAGTMMVSNAQVVYWNGLGRALVTGSYLNGNILKPYSDSTDQANIVTQYKDSTSARKSTDGYTIFDLGVNAQPNEALRASATLRLSNSFGGFYGDGSQFIFRQLRLDGIIGKKVKYEIGDIDLELSKYTIFNSNEIYNDYESDIIAQRRSVVEYENFNFGNKWRLQGAHIETGLRFEQGIEKLGLRAFATRNRRYTPSITPDRYMMGGRVELVQSRMLQVGGNYVYIFDAAGTVSSPGLTNQNQVLTGDWKVTHYMDKIDLSFYGEAGKSNNKYAVIEKDSVKTDDYFYDLGLSAKYKPWLLKLFVNYRNVGADFFSSGAQTRRVNDYGYNGPHGNNTLGMFDQVQNNAVQRATIGGATLLDYVSDQNLRNLNLKNTLMAFNPAYNNITPYGQATANRKGLTIGASLGNAEKVVKADFVADLLSEVASQGDTVDNALRKFTGLKGGAMVNIHKLLRFEKNIIFTAGARYEKTTRGGVSPVDLQSTLIDLGLTVEVVKNLDLIGGIKTITAKGNEYIYVRNDFNQIRTDNPFSNYKLDQSQFLSTFGARYRFSKNTYFTVNGVTQSVKFDDASYNNYKINQIFFNYTMIF, from the coding sequence ATGGGAACATTTGCTAAAAAAGTTCTAATACTAGCAGCAATGACTGCTGGTACGATGATGGTTTCAAACGCTCAGGTAGTTTATTGGAACGGATTAGGTCGTGCGTTAGTAACAGGAAGTTACTTAAACGGAAATATCTTAAAGCCTTATTCAGATAGTACTGATCAGGCAAATATTGTTACTCAATACAAAGATTCAACATCTGCGAGAAAATCAACAGATGGTTACACGATCTTTGATTTGGGTGTAAATGCTCAGCCAAATGAAGCATTAAGAGCCAGTGCAACATTACGTTTGTCTAACAGCTTTGGTGGTTTCTACGGTGATGGTTCTCAGTTTATCTTCCGTCAATTACGTTTAGACGGTATCATAGGCAAAAAAGTGAAATATGAAATTGGAGATATTGATCTAGAATTGAGTAAGTATACCATCTTCAACTCAAATGAAATCTACAATGATTATGAATCAGATATCATTGCGCAACGCAGAAGTGTGGTAGAATACGAAAACTTCAACTTCGGTAACAAATGGCGTTTACAAGGTGCACACATTGAAACAGGTCTTCGTTTCGAACAAGGGATTGAAAAGCTTGGCTTACGTGCATTTGCTACAAGAAACAGAAGATACACACCTTCAATTACACCGGATCGTTATATGATGGGCGGCAGAGTTGAATTGGTTCAAAGCAGAATGTTACAGGTTGGTGGTAACTACGTGTACATCTTTGATGCTGCAGGTACGGTATCATCTCCGGGTTTAACAAATCAAAACCAGGTTCTAACTGGTGACTGGAAAGTAACACACTACATGGATAAAATTGATTTGTCTTTCTATGGTGAAGCTGGTAAGTCAAACAATAAATATGCAGTTATTGAAAAAGATTCTGTTAAAACAGATGATTATTTCTATGATTTAGGTTTATCTGCAAAATATAAGCCGTGGTTATTGAAGTTGTTTGTTAACTACAGAAATGTAGGCGCTGATTTCTTCAGTTCCGGAGCACAAACAAGAAGAGTGAATGATTACGGTTATAACGGTCCTCATGGAAACAATACATTAGGAATGTTTGATCAGGTTCAGAACAATGCTGTTCAAAGAGCAACAATAGGTGGAGCTACGTTACTTGATTATGTATCTGATCAGAACCTGCGCAACCTGAATTTGAAAAATACACTTATGGCATTTAACCCTGCCTACAACAACATTACTCCTTATGGCCAGGCAACAGCAAACCGTAAAGGTTTAACAATAGGTGCTTCATTGGGTAATGCTGAAAAAGTAGTAAAAGCAGATTTCGTTGCTGACTTATTATCTGAAGTTGCTTCTCAAGGCGATACCGTTGATAATGCTTTACGTAAATTTACTGGCTTAAAAGGTGGTGCTATGGTTAACATACACAAGTTGTTACGTTTTGAAAAGAACATAATATTTACTGCCGGCGCACGTTATGAAAAAACAACACGAGGTGGCGTAAGTCCGGTTGACCTTCAATCTACGTTAATAGATTTAGGTTTAACAGTTGAAGTTGTTAAGAACCTTGACCTTATCGGTGGTATTAAGACAATCACAGCAAAAGGAAATGAATATATCTATGTACGAAATGATTTCAATCAGATCAGAACAGATAATCCGTTCTCAAATTACAAACTTGATCAGTCTCAGTTCCTGTCTACGTTCGGTGCAAGATACAGATTCAGCAAAAACACCTACTTTACAGTTAATGGAGTAACACAGAGTGTTAAATTTGATGATGCATCTTACAACAACTATAAGATCAATCAGATTTTCTTTAACTACACAATGATATTCTAA